GCTAGAGCTCGAATACCTTATTAAGGTCAACAGGGAACGCGAAGGGGGCCCGGGCCAGTTCAATGTCGAGATGATGCCCGCCCCCGTATCAGAGTTCGAATTCACGATAGCGGAGACGCGGACCGACGTGTTCATCGAACCTTCGATAAAGACCGAGACAAAGGAAGAGAAGGACAAGACCGTCGCGTGGGCGATAATGCCGATGACGAATAATATCCTCGTGCGCTGGACAAAGGCCCTGCCTAAAGAAACGATAGCGCGCGTGAAATTGGAGCCCAAGGTCTATTCTACGGTAAATAATTTCTTCTCGGTCGGTGAAGGTGTGCTTCGTTGCAATACGGTAATAGGTTATTCCATCCTCCAGGCGGAGATATCGGCTATGCGCGTCGAGATACCCGAGGACGTGACCGTCCTGGAAGTAAGGGCAGGCGACCTGCGTGACTGGAAGGTTGTAAAGGAAGCGGGACGCCAGCTCCTCGATGTCTACCTGAAGTATGGGGTTAAAGGAAATTTTAACATGGAATTCATCAGTGAAAAGCCGATAGGGGACGGTTCGATAGTGGCGCAGCTGCCGGTGATACGGCCGCTCGGAGTCGAGAGGAACAACGGTTTCATAGGCATCGCGTCTATGAGCAACGTCGAGCTCAAGGTGAATAAGCTCCAGAAGGCGTCCGCCATAGACGTAAAAGAACTTCCGCCGTCAATCTGGGACAGGAGCTCCAACCCGATACTTCTCGCGTTCAAATACTTGAATGATGATTACGACATCCAGGTCGAGGTCACGAAGCATGAAGAGATCCCCGTGCTAGTCGCCGCAATAGACCAGGCCAATTACGTGACGCTGATCACGGATGAAGGCAAGAGCCTTACAAAGGCCGTCTTCCAGCTGCGCAATAACGTAAAACAATTCCTTAAGCTCACATTGCCCGCTGACGCTACGCTTTGGAGCGCTTCCGTGTCCGGCGTTCCCGTTAAGCCGGCGAAGGATAAAGAAGGCCATGTGCTCATCCCGCTGGAGAAATCTAAATTGAGGGGCGAGGGACTTTCGCAGATACCCGTCGAGATAGTATATCTCGAGAAAGGCGCCAAATTGGGATTCATCGGAAAGTTATCGCTCGATCTCCCCAAGGCGGATATCCCGACGAACGTCGCCTATTGGTCGGTATTTCTCCCGAAGGACCTTAATTATTTCGGATTCGGAGGAGACATAAAGAAGGCGGAGGAGGATATCGAGCTGTTTTCGTTAAGTTCGACGGTGGGAGAAGGGAGAGGAGCCCGTAATATTAAAGTTTCGGGCTCGGTAGAAGAGAAGGCTGAATATATGAATTCATTCGATAGGGCGCAACAGCAGGTGAGAGTAGAGAGAGAGGTGCTCGATAAGGCGAGCCAGAGAGGCGTGTTCCCGATAAAGATAGATGTGCCCCAGGTCGGCAAGGCATTCCGTTTCTCGAAACTCCTTTTGGCCGAGGACGAGGGAGCCCATCTGTCCGTAGGATATAACGCCATATTTAAAGGCCGGCTGGGCTCTGTCGTAACGGTAATTATCATAGCCATAGCGGTGATTTCGGCAGTAGTGTTATTAAAAAAGAGAAAATAAAAAATAGCGTAAAAAAATTCTTGACAAAAAAATAAATCCTGCTATACTTTAGCCCTACGTCTAAAAGCGTATAGTTCAACAAAAAATCCACATGTTTTTACGGTAAAAGCGATAAATTACCGGGGGGTGGATTTTTTGCGTTTTTTGCTTTTATGCTTGAAAACTCAAAAGAACGACCCGAAGTGCACGCCGGAAGGCTTGCGCTGCTGTAGCTCAGTTGGTAGAGCACGTCCTTGGTAAGGACGGGGTCATCGGTTCGATCCCGATCAGCAGCTCCAGTGAAAAAGATTGCTTAGGTATGCGAGGAACCTAAAAGGAGGAATCCAATGGCAAAGGAAAAATTTTTACGCAATAAGACCCACGTAAACGTAGGTACCATAGGCCATGTCGACCACGGCAAGACGACATTGACCGCCGCCATTACCCTGTGCTTGAACAAGAAGGGTATGGCAGAAGTCCGCGCCTATGACTCTATCGATAACGCCCCTGAAGAGAAAGAGCGCGGCATCACGATAAACATCGCCCACGTAGAGTACCAGTCCGACAAGCGCCATTACGCCCACGTCGACTGCCCGGGCCATGCCGACTACATAAAGAACATGATCACCGGCGCCGCCCAGATGGACGGAGCTATCCTTGTCGTATCGGCCCCAGACGGCCCGATGCCCCAGACAAGAGAACATATACTCCTGGCCCGCCAGGTAGGCGTCCCCTATATAGCGGTATTCATGAACAAATGCGACGTAGTCGACGATAAAGAGCTCCTGGACTTAGTCGAGCTCGAAGTAAGAGAACTCCTCACCAAATATGAATTCCCCGGGGATAAGACCCCGATAGTCCGCGGCTCGGCCCTAAACGCCATGAACTGCGCCTGCGGCAAAGACGACTGCCCCAACTGCAAACCCATCTTTGAATTAGTCAAAGCATTAGACACCTACATCCCCGACCCCAAACGCGAGACCGATAAACCCTTCCTGATGGCCATCGAAGACGTATTCTCCATCACAGGTAGGGGTACCGTCGGCACAGGCCGTATTGAGCGCGGTGTCGTCAAGGTAAACGACGAGGTCGAGATCGTAGGTATGCGCAAGGATACGCGTAAGACAGTAGTAACCGGCATCGAGATGTTCAGAAAACTCCTCGATGAGGGCATGGCAGGAGATAACGCGGGAGTCCTCTTAAGGGGCATCGAAAAGAAAGACCTGGAGCGCGGCCAGGTATTGGCCAAGCCGGGTTCTATCACCCCGCACACCAAGTTCAAAGCCCAGGTCTACATCCTGACCAAGGAAGAGGGCGGCAGGCACACGCCGTTCTTTACCGGATACAGGCCCCAGTTCTACTTTAGGACCACAGATGTCACCGGCGTCTCCACGCTTCCAAAGGGCGTCGAGATGGTCATGCCCGGAGACAACGTATCATTCGAAGTCGAACTCATAATCCCCGTAGCCTTAGAGAAGGGCTTGCGCTTCGCCATACGCGAAGGCGGCCACACCGTAGGCGCGGGCGCGGTATCAGAGGTTATAGCGTAATCTTATGCAAGAGCAAGTGATTTTTGAGTGCACGACCTGTAAGAACCATAATTATTCTTCGTCGAAGAATAAGAAGAACGTTACTGAGCGATTAGAGCTTAAGAAATACTGCAGGTTCTGTAAGAAGCATACTGTCCACAAGGAAAAGAAATAGCAAGACCAAACCGCCTTCGGAAATTGAGTCCGCGAAGGCGGATTTAATTTTAGGCCAGTAGCTCTAATTGGTAGAGCAGCGGACTCCAAATCCGCCTGTTGGGGGTTCGAGTCCCTCCTGGCCTGCCAGAAAAAAATGCGATGAAAGCGATAGAAAACGTAAAAACATTTTTGAACGAAGTGAGGGCCGAGATGAAGAAGGTCTCGTGGTCGAGCCGCCAGGAACTGGTAGCTTCGGCGTGGATCGTCATCGTCTCCGTATTGGTCTTTACCGTGATCTTGGGGTTCTTTGATTTTTCATTCTCGAAAATAATCCATTTGATATTGAAACAAGGATTGTAAGTGAAGATGGCGAAGAAGTGGTACGTTATCCATACCCAGACAGGCGCGGAAGAGAAAGTTAAATCCGCGATAGAGAAGCGCGCCGAGTCGAATAATATGAAGGAAGCCATCGCCCAGGTCCTCATCCCGACCGAACAGGTCTCGGAAGTAAAGGAAGGCAAGAAGAAGATAACCCAGAGGAAGTTCTTCCCCGGTTATGTCCTTGTAGAGATGGACCTTAACGACAATACATGGTACCTCGTCAAGAATACCACCGGCGTCACCGGTTTCATCGGCGCCAGGACAAAGCCCGTAGCCCTCAGGGAAGACGAAGTGCAGTCCATATTGAAACAGAGCGAGGACCGCAAGGTAAAACCGACGCCGAAGGTCATATTCGAGAGGGGCGAATCGGTAAGGGTGACGGACGGCCCGTTCACGAATTTTAACGGCGTAATAGAGGAAGTAAACCCGGATAAGGGCAAGTTGAAGGTTTCAGTCACGATATTCGGACGGTCGACCCCGGTCGAATTAGAATACTGGCAGGTAGAAAAACTCTAAAATGGCAAAGAAGATAAAGGCAACCATCAAATTGTATTGCCCGGCAGGCCAGGCTAATCCCGCGCCTCCGGTCGGTCCGGCGCTCGGTCAGCACGGCGTGAACATCATGGAGTTCTGCAAGAAGTTCAACGAGATGAGCAGGTCGCAGGAAGGCCTGACCCTCCCGGTAGTTATCTCGGTTTACGAAGACAAGAGTTTCAGCTTCATCGTGAAGAGCCCGCCCTGTTCGGTCCTGTTGAAGAGGGCGTGCAACCTCGCCAAGGCTTCGGGCGTCCCGAACAAAGAGAAGGTCGGCAAGGTCACTAAGGACCAGCTCATCGAGATAGCGAAGATTAAATTTAAAGACCTTAATACAGAGGATATAAACGAGGCGATAAAGATAGTCGCGGGAACCGCCCGCAGCATGGGCATCGACGTTGAAGGTTAAGGAAGAATCTAAAATGGCAAGCAAAAGAGTAAAGGCTTTCGAAGGTCTGGTAGAAAAAAACAAGAAGTATTCGCTAAAGGAAGCGATCTCCATATTAAGGAAGGCTCCCAAAGCGAAGTTCGACGAATCGGTCGATCTGGCCATAAAGCTGGAGATAGACCCGAAACAGTCCGAACAGATGGTGAGGGGCACGATCGTCCTTCCTCACGGCACCGGCAAGACGAAAACGGTCGCGGTATTCTGCAAAGGGGAAGCCCAGCACAGGGCAAAGGAAGCCGGCGCTGAGCACGTAGGCGCGGAAGACCTGATAGAAAAAGTATCGAAGGGATTCCTCGATTTTGACGTCGCGGTCGCAACGCCGGAGATGATGAGGGAATTGAGCAAGCTCGGTAAAGTCCTCGGCCCGAAAGGCCTGATGCCTAACCCGAAGGCCGGCACGGTCACCGAAGATGTGGCCAAGGCCGTAAAAGAAGTCAAGGCCGGTAAGGTAGAGTTCAAGATGGACAAAATATCCAACATAAATATATCGGTCGCCAAGGCTTCGTTCGACGACAGCAAGATATACGATAACGCTTATACCCTCATCGAGGCGGTGCAGCACGCAAGGCCGGCCACTTTAAAGGGCAATTACATCAGGTCCATATCGATATCGACGACAATGGGTCCCGGCGTTAGGCTGGACCTTTCGAACCTGGTAAGGGGTTAACGGAAATGGAAAAACTCAGCCGCAAAGTCAAGGGAGTGATGGTAGACGAGGTCGCGGGGCTTATAAAGAAGAACCCGTACCTCTTCTTCGTGAATTTCGAGAAAGTCAAGGCGTCCAAGACCGAGAAACTCAGGAAGACGCTTAAGAAATCCTCTTCCGAGCTCAAAGTCGTAAAGAGGTCGATACTAAAGCTCGCGCTCAAGAAACAGAAACTAGAGCCGTTATGCGATATCGCCGAGAAGTCGTCGGCTGTCACGTTCTCCAAGGACGACCCGACCAAGGCCTCGAGGATATTATACGATTTCGCGAAGGCCGACCAGAACATGGTCATAAAGGGCGGGTATATGGACGGCCAGGTGCTTACGACTGAAAGTGTCAAGGAATTGGCCATGCTGCCGCCGCGGGATGTCATGCTGGCGATGGTCATGGGCGGGATGAAAGCGCCTATCCAGGGCCTGGCTAATGTATTGAGGGGAAATTTACAGAAGCTCGTTATGGTGATTAACGAGATCTCGAAGAAAAAAGAGACCAAATAAAACAAGAAGGAGAAGGAGGTTAAGATGGCAGAAGTGACAGAGAAGGTAGAACTTAGCAAGAAGTTGAATGACATAATGAAGTCAGTCGAGGAGATGAGCGTCCTCGAGCTTTCGACGCTTGTTAAGGCGATGGAAGAGAAGTTCGGCGTGACTGCGGCTGTCCCGATGGCTGCAGCGGCCGGTGTAGCGGCTCCTGCGGCAGCTGCTGCGGTAGAGGAGAAATCGACCTTTACCGTAGTCTTGACTGATTGCGGCGCCAACAAGATAAACGTTATCAAAGAGATCCGCTCGGTGACTACTCTCGGTTTGAAGGAAGCCAAGGACCTCGCTGATTCGGCCCCTAAACCGGTAAAAGAGAACGTTCCCAAAGAAGAAGCTGAAGCTATCAAGAAAAAGCTTGAAGCTGCGGGCGCAAAGGTCGAACTCAAGTAACGTTTTTGTTTAAAACCAAATCCGGGAAAACCAAATGGCGATAAAAAGGAAGAATTACGCAAAATTACCTGAACTTTTCGAGATGCCCAACCTTCTCGACGTGCAGGTCCGTTCGTATGATGATTTTCTCCAAACGGACGTGCCCAAAGCGAAGAGAGGGCGTACGGGGCTTGAAGAGGTATTTCATGAATTCTTCCCAATAGAGAGCCCAGACGGCGCGTATAAGCTCGAGTATGTCAACTACTCTCTCGGGAAGCCTAAGTATGACGATTTCGAATCGTTAAAGCTTGGCATGACATTCGCCGTACCCCTTAAACTTAAAATACGCCTAAGGGGAAAGAAGGACATCAAGGAGCAGGAAGTCTATTTAGGCGAACTGCCCCTTATGACCAGGACGGGAACTTTTATCGTGAACGGCGATGAAAGGGTCATCGTAAGCCAACTGCACCGTTCCCCGGGCGTTTCATTCGAGGAAGAGACCCACGCTAACGGAAAGAAGCTCTTCTCGTCAAGGGTGATACCTTACAGGGGCTCCTGGATAGAGTTCGAGTTCGACGTAAACGATTGCCTGCACGCGGTCATCGACAGGAGGAAGAAAGTCCTCGCTACGGTGCTTTTACGTGCGATGGGCTATTCGACAGACGGTGATATACTTGACGCGTTCTGCGGCATCGATACAAAGACGCTCAAAGATAAGCAGGACCTCAAAGACCTTATCGGCCATACGATAGCCGCTGACATCGTGGACGAAAAGAGCGGAGAGGCGCTCAACCTGAAATATAAGAAGCTCGATAAAGAACTTGTGGAAGAGCTTTGGGACAAGCATCATGTGAGATCGATACAGATACTAAGGCAGGCCTCTCCTGAAATAGAGAATACGCTCCAGAAAGACCATCTCAAGTCGAGGGATGAGGCGCTCATAGATATATATAGGAAGCTGCGCCCCGGCGACCCGGCTACGGTCGAATCGGCGCAGAACCTGATAAACCGGCTATTCTTCGATCCCAAGAGATACGACCTGGGCCGCGTCGGCCGTTATATTATAAACAGGAAGGTCGACCTGAACCTGCCTCTCGACCAGAGGACGATAACTCCCCAGGACCTGGTAGCGATAATCAAATATCTTATAAAGCTCAAGAACGGCGAAGGCCAGCTCGACGATATAGACCATCTCGGGAACAGGCGCATCCGCACCGTCGGAGAACTGCTGCAGAACCAGTTCAGGATCGGCCTTGCCCGACTCGAAAGGTCTATACGCGAGAGGCTCTCGATATACGACCTCGAGAACATAATGCCGCATAACCTGATAAATTCCAAGCTGGTCTCAAGCGTAATAAGGGATTTCTTTGGGCGTTCGCAGCTCTCGCAGTTCATGGACCAGACGAACCCGTTAGCCGAGATGACCCACAAGCGCCGCTTGAGCGCGCTCGGTCCCGGCGGCCTCTCGCGCGAGCGGGCAGGCTTCGAGGTCCGCGACGTCCATCATTCGCATTACGGCCGCATCTGCCCGATCGAGACGCCTGAAGGCCCGAACATCGGCCTCATAGCCTCTCTCTGCACTTACGCGCGCATAAACGAATTTGGTTTTATTGAGACCCCTTACAGGAAGGCCGAGAAGGGGAAGGTCTCGGAGAAGACCGATTATCTTTCGGCCGACATCGAGGATAAATATATAATCGCCCAGGCGAACGCAAGGCTCGAATCGTCGGGCCGTTTCGCGGAAAGTGATGTGCTTTGCAGGCATAAGGGCGATTTCCCGCTCACGCCCAGGGAAAAAGTGGATTATATGGATGTGAGCCCGAGACAGCTCGTTTCGATCGCCGCGAGCCTCATCCCGTTCCTCGAGCATGACGACGCGAACCGCGCCCTTATGGGTTCGAACATGCAGCGCCAGGCCGTGCCTCTTATGGTCACCGAGGCCCCGCTTATCGCGACAGGCATAGAATACAGGGCCGCGAAAGACTCCGGCGCCGTTATCGTCGCGGAAGAGGAAGGCGTAGTGAAGTCAGTACAGGCCGACGAGATAACCATAGGCGATAAGACATACAGGCTGCGCAAATTCATGCGTTCAAACGCGGATACCTGCGTCAACCAGAGGCCGATAGTGAAACTCGGGCAGAAGATAAAGAAGGGCGAAGTCATAGCCGACGGCCCCGGCACCTCGGAAGGCGAATTGGCGCTGGGAAAGAACGTACTGGTCGCTTTCATGCCGTGGAGAGGTTATAATTTTGAAGACGCGATCATAATAAGCGAAAAGCTGGTCAAGGAAGACCTTTACACTTCCCTGCACATAGAAGAATTTGATAGCGAGGCGCGCGATACCCGTTTGGGCAACGAAGAGGTTACGCGCGATATACCGAACGTGAGCGAAGACGCGCTCAAGAACCTCGACGAGCACGGTATCGTCAGGATCGGCGCCGAAGTCGAGCCCGGCGATATTTTAGTCGGAAAAGTCACGCCTAAGAGCGAGACCGAGCTTTCCCCCGAAGAGAAATTGCTCCGCGCCATATTCGGCGAGAAGGCCGGCGACGTCAGGGATACTTCCCTGACAGTCCCGCCCGGCGTAGAGGGTACGGTCGTCGAAGTCAAGGTCTTCAGCAGGAAGGGCGGAAAATCGAAGACCAAAGAAGAAGTGCAGAAAGAGATAAACGAGACCGATAAGATCAAGAAGGAATATAGCAGTCAGATAAACAACATACAGAAACAGAAGGCGCAGAAGCTCTCGAAGGTCCTGGTAGGCCAGAAGCTCGCCGCGAGCCTCGTCGATGACGAGACCGGCGAGACCCTCATCGCTAAAGACAAGACGATAAGGCAGACTGACCTCAAAAAACTCGAGAGATGCGACCTGGATAATATAAAGCTTCCTGAGAACAAGGAAGCCGAGGAAGAGATAAAACGCATCATAAAGATACTCGACGACCAGATACACGAACTCGAGTATGAGGAAGAGCGTGAGATAGATAAGATAAAGAGGGGCGACGAGCTACCGGCGGGCGTATTGAAGAAGGTCGTTGTAATGGTCGCCACAAAGAGGAAGATCCAGGTCGGCGACAAGATGGCCGGTCGCCACGGGAACAAAGGTGTCGTCGCTAGGATAGTTCCGGAAGAGGATATGCCTTTCCTCCCGGACGGCACGGCCGTCGAGATAATATTGAACCCGTTGGGCGTTCCTTCCCGTATGAACGTCGGGCAGATACTGGAGACGCATCTTGGCTGGGCCGCGAAAGTGCTGGGTTTCCATGTCGCTTCGCCGGTCTTCGACGGCGCCAGGGAGGAAGAGATAAAGAAGGAATTGAAAGCCGCCGGCTTGCCCCAGGACGGCCGCATAACCCTCTACGACGGTTTAATAGGCAAGGCTTTCGACCAGAAAGTAACGGTCGGCTACATATATATGCTGAAGCTTATCCACCTTGTGGACGAGAAGATACACGCCCGCTCGATCGGCCCGTATTCCCTCGTCACCCAGCAGCCGCTCGGCGGAAAGGCGCAGTTCGGCGGACAGAGGTTCGGCGAAATGGAAGTCTGGGCGCTCGAGGCCTACGGCGCAGCTTTCACTTTGCAGGAATTATTGACGGTCAAATCTGACGATGTCGTGGGCCGCACGAGGATATACGAGGCTATAGTGAAGGGCGAGAACGCGCTTCAGCCCGGCACCCCAGAATCGTTTAATGTCTTGTTAAAAGAACTCCAGAGCCTGTGTCTTGACGTAAGGACGGAGAAGAAAAAATAATGTTAAAAGAAGATATTTTAGAAAAAGCCGCAAAGAAATCGAAGAAGGACGATATGTTCCTGAAGCCCCGCGATAAGTCTATGGAGGAGCCCACGACTTTCGACGCGATAAGCATCAAGATCGCATCGAACGAGACTATCCGTTCCTGGTCGCGCGGCGAGGTCAAGAAACCCGAGACGATCAACTACAGGACGCTCAAGCCGGAAAAAGACGGCCTCTTCTGCGAGAAGATATTCGGCCCCACAAAGGACTGGGAGTGCAACTGCGGAAAATACAAGAGGATAAAATACAAGGGCATAGTCTGTGACAGGTGCGGCGTCGAGGTGACCCTCTCAAAGGTAAGGCGCGAGAGGATGGGCCATATCGAATTGGCCGCTCCGGTATCTCACATATGGTTCTTTAAGGCCATGCCCACCAGGATGGGCGCTCTCCTGGACATAAATTTAAGGGATCTCGAAAGGGTCCTATATTACGAAGAATATATCGTCGTCGACCCGGGCGAATCTTCCCTCAAGAGGAAACAGCTCCTGACAGAAGAGCAGTACCAGGAGGCGCTTGAGAAGTTCGGCCATAAATTCGAAGCGAGGATGGGGGCAGAAGCGATAAGGCAGCTTATCAAGGAGATAGACCTTGATAAGATGGCGACAAAGCTGCACGCCGACCTCAAGAAGGCCAAGGCCGAACAGGCCCAGAAGAAGATCGCCAAGGTCTTGAAGATAGTCGAGGCCTTCAGGAAATCCGGCAACAAGCCCGATTGGATGATAATAGATGTTATCCCGGTCCTGCCGCCTGACCTGCGTCCGCTGGTCCCGCTTGACGGCGGAAGGTTCGCGACGAGCGACTTGAACGACCTCTACAGGAGGGTCATAAACAGGAATAACCGCCTTAAAAAATTGCTCGAACTGAAGGCTCCCGAGATAATCATAAGGAACGAGAAGAGGATGCTCCAGGAAGCTGTCGACGCGCTCTTCGATAACGGCCGCCACGGCAGGCCGGTCCTCGGTCCCGGGAACAGGCCGCTCAAATCCTTAAGCGATATGCTCAAAGGCAAACAGGGACGTTTCCGCCAGAACCTGCTCGGAAAACGCGTAGATTATTCTGGCCGTTCGGTCATCGTCGTAGGGCCGGAACTTAAACTTAACCAGTGCGGCCTTCCGAAGAAGATGGCGCTCGAGCTCTTCGAGCCTTTCATTATAAGAAAGCTCAGGGAACAGGGTTTCGTCCATACGATAAAGAGCGCGAAAAAGATGGTAGAAAAGGCGCGCCTTGAGGTATGGGATATACTTGATGACGTCATCAAGGAACACCCGGTCATGCTGAACCGCGCCCCGACGCTCCACAGGCTCGGCATCCAGGCATTCGAGCCGGTCCTTATAGAAGGTAAAGCCATAAGGATACATCCGCTGGTCTGCACCGCTTTCAACGCCGATTTCGACGGCGACCAGATGGCCGTCCATGTGCCGCTTTCGATAGAGGCGCAGATGGAATGCAGGCTCCTCATGCTCTCTACGAATAATATATTCTCGCCGGCTAACGGCAATCCGATAACCACCCCGACGCAGGATATAGTCCTCGGCTGCTATTATTTGACGAAGGACAAAGACGGGGCGAAGGGCGAAGGCAAGGTCTTCAGCGACAAAGAGGAAGCCCTTATCGCTTTTGATGACGACCAGATAACGCTTCACTCGAAGATAAAGGTGAGGATAGACGGCAAGATCATCGACACGACCGTAGGAAGGGTCATATTCAACAACGTCTTTCCCGAAGGTTTGCTGTTCGTCAACAGGCCGATGAGCAAATCCGAACTCGGCGGCGTTATATTGGATGTGCACAAGCAGTTCGGCCAGAAAAAGACCGTCGAGATACTGGATAAACTCAAAAAACTCGGCTTCGAATATGCCACTGTAGCCGGCATATCAATAGCGATCGATGACCTCCATATACCGACAGAGAAAGATAAGTTTATCAAGGAAGC
The nucleotide sequence above comes from Candidatus Omnitrophota bacterium. Encoded proteins:
- the rplA gene encoding 50S ribosomal protein L1, whose amino-acid sequence is MASKRVKAFEGLVEKNKKYSLKEAISILRKAPKAKFDESVDLAIKLEIDPKQSEQMVRGTIVLPHGTGKTKTVAVFCKGEAQHRAKEAGAEHVGAEDLIEKVSKGFLDFDVAVATPEMMRELSKLGKVLGPKGLMPNPKAGTVTEDVAKAVKEVKAGKVEFKMDKISNINISVAKASFDDSKIYDNAYTLIEAVQHARPATLKGNYIRSISISTTMGPGVRLDLSNLVRG
- the rplJ gene encoding 50S ribosomal protein L10, which codes for MEKLSRKVKGVMVDEVAGLIKKNPYLFFVNFEKVKASKTEKLRKTLKKSSSELKVVKRSILKLALKKQKLEPLCDIAEKSSAVTFSKDDPTKASRILYDFAKADQNMVIKGGYMDGQVLTTESVKELAMLPPRDVMLAMVMGGMKAPIQGLANVLRGNLQKLVMVINEISKKKETK
- the secE gene encoding preprotein translocase subunit SecE; protein product: MKAIENVKTFLNEVRAEMKKVSWSSRQELVASAWIVIVSVLVFTVILGFFDFSFSKIIHLILKQGL
- the rplL gene encoding 50S ribosomal protein L7/L12, producing MAEVTEKVELSKKLNDIMKSVEEMSVLELSTLVKAMEEKFGVTAAVPMAAAAGVAAPAAAAAVEEKSTFTVVLTDCGANKINVIKEIRSVTTLGLKEAKDLADSAPKPVKENVPKEEAEAIKKKLEAAGAKVELK
- the rplK gene encoding 50S ribosomal protein L11, whose protein sequence is MAKKIKATIKLYCPAGQANPAPPVGPALGQHGVNIMEFCKKFNEMSRSQEGLTLPVVISVYEDKSFSFIVKSPPCSVLLKRACNLAKASGVPNKEKVGKVTKDQLIEIAKIKFKDLNTEDINEAIKIVAGTARSMGIDVEG
- the rpmG gene encoding 50S ribosomal protein L33 — its product is MQEQVIFECTTCKNHNYSSSKNKKNVTERLELKKYCRFCKKHTVHKEKK
- the tuf gene encoding elongation factor Tu translates to MAKEKFLRNKTHVNVGTIGHVDHGKTTLTAAITLCLNKKGMAEVRAYDSIDNAPEEKERGITINIAHVEYQSDKRHYAHVDCPGHADYIKNMITGAAQMDGAILVVSAPDGPMPQTREHILLARQVGVPYIAVFMNKCDVVDDKELLDLVELEVRELLTKYEFPGDKTPIVRGSALNAMNCACGKDDCPNCKPIFELVKALDTYIPDPKRETDKPFLMAIEDVFSITGRGTVGTGRIERGVVKVNDEVEIVGMRKDTRKTVVTGIEMFRKLLDEGMAGDNAGVLLRGIEKKDLERGQVLAKPGSITPHTKFKAQVYILTKEEGGRHTPFFTGYRPQFYFRTTDVTGVSTLPKGVEMVMPGDNVSFEVELIIPVALEKGLRFAIREGGHTVGAGAVSEVIA
- the nusG gene encoding transcription termination/antitermination protein NusG, with translation MAKKWYVIHTQTGAEEKVKSAIEKRAESNNMKEAIAQVLIPTEQVSEVKEGKKKITQRKFFPGYVLVEMDLNDNTWYLVKNTTGVTGFIGARTKPVALREDEVQSILKQSEDRKVKPTPKVIFERGESVRVTDGPFTNFNGVIEEVNPDKGKLKVSVTIFGRSTPVELEYWQVEKL
- the rpoB gene encoding DNA-directed RNA polymerase subunit beta, with the protein product MAIKRKNYAKLPELFEMPNLLDVQVRSYDDFLQTDVPKAKRGRTGLEEVFHEFFPIESPDGAYKLEYVNYSLGKPKYDDFESLKLGMTFAVPLKLKIRLRGKKDIKEQEVYLGELPLMTRTGTFIVNGDERVIVSQLHRSPGVSFEEETHANGKKLFSSRVIPYRGSWIEFEFDVNDCLHAVIDRRKKVLATVLLRAMGYSTDGDILDAFCGIDTKTLKDKQDLKDLIGHTIAADIVDEKSGEALNLKYKKLDKELVEELWDKHHVRSIQILRQASPEIENTLQKDHLKSRDEALIDIYRKLRPGDPATVESAQNLINRLFFDPKRYDLGRVGRYIINRKVDLNLPLDQRTITPQDLVAIIKYLIKLKNGEGQLDDIDHLGNRRIRTVGELLQNQFRIGLARLERSIRERLSIYDLENIMPHNLINSKLVSSVIRDFFGRSQLSQFMDQTNPLAEMTHKRRLSALGPGGLSRERAGFEVRDVHHSHYGRICPIETPEGPNIGLIASLCTYARINEFGFIETPYRKAEKGKVSEKTDYLSADIEDKYIIAQANARLESSGRFAESDVLCRHKGDFPLTPREKVDYMDVSPRQLVSIAASLIPFLEHDDANRALMGSNMQRQAVPLMVTEAPLIATGIEYRAAKDSGAVIVAEEEGVVKSVQADEITIGDKTYRLRKFMRSNADTCVNQRPIVKLGQKIKKGEVIADGPGTSEGELALGKNVLVAFMPWRGYNFEDAIIISEKLVKEDLYTSLHIEEFDSEARDTRLGNEEVTRDIPNVSEDALKNLDEHGIVRIGAEVEPGDILVGKVTPKSETELSPEEKLLRAIFGEKAGDVRDTSLTVPPGVEGTVVEVKVFSRKGGKSKTKEEVQKEINETDKIKKEYSSQINNIQKQKAQKLSKVLVGQKLAASLVDDETGETLIAKDKTIRQTDLKKLERCDLDNIKLPENKEAEEEIKRIIKILDDQIHELEYEEEREIDKIKRGDELPAGVLKKVVVMVATKRKIQVGDKMAGRHGNKGVVARIVPEEDMPFLPDGTAVEIILNPLGVPSRMNVGQILETHLGWAAKVLGFHVASPVFDGAREEEIKKELKAAGLPQDGRITLYDGLIGKAFDQKVTVGYIYMLKLIHLVDEKIHARSIGPYSLVTQQPLGGKAQFGGQRFGEMEVWALEAYGAAFTLQELLTVKSDDVVGRTRIYEAIVKGENALQPGTPESFNVLLKELQSLCLDVRTEKKK